A portion of the Thermococcus sp. EP1 genome contains these proteins:
- a CDS encoding DNA-3-methyladenine glycosylase: MVKVIDLNKITHEMIKNGTWEFKNGIFRQALDYGIIGFDGENFYFPEHFSKKQQKKAREKIKFILGLDVKLEEFYSEISDSKFAFLIDEFYGLTVPKAPEKYQALIETIAQQQVSFEFAMQTIRNLVKLIGRKIGDLYLFPKPNDILRLSEEKLKETKLGYRANYIQYLTQEYVNGKLRLELENLSEEEAIKYLIKFRGIGKWSAELFLAYGLGKNTYPASDLGLRRGIAKIFGKTPKEVKEKDVREIIDPYEKWKSLLAFYILCYDRKTEMVKKRGKNRNTR; the protein is encoded by the coding sequence ATGGTTAAAGTGATTGATCTTAATAAGATAACTCATGAAATGATCAAAAACGGTACATGGGAATTTAAAAATGGAATCTTTAGACAGGCTCTGGATTATGGGATAATAGGATTTGATGGAGAAAACTTCTACTTCCCAGAGCATTTTTCTAAAAAGCAACAAAAGAAAGCTCGAGAAAAGATTAAATTCATACTTGGCTTAGATGTTAAGCTAGAAGAGTTTTACTCTGAAATATCTGACTCAAAATTCGCATTCCTCATAGATGAATTTTATGGTCTTACAGTCCCAAAAGCTCCAGAGAAGTATCAAGCTTTGATTGAAACCATTGCCCAGCAGCAAGTGAGTTTTGAGTTCGCTATGCAGACTATAAGAAATCTTGTAAAATTAATAGGAAGAAAAATTGGAGATCTCTACCTCTTCCCAAAGCCTAATGACATACTTAGATTAAGTGAAGAAAAATTAAAGGAGACCAAACTGGGATATAGAGCAAACTACATACAATACCTAACCCAAGAGTACGTAAATGGAAAGCTGAGGTTAGAACTTGAAAACCTTAGCGAAGAAGAAGCAATAAAGTATCTAATTAAGTTCCGGGGAATTGGTAAATGGAGTGCTGAGCTTTTCTTAGCTTACGGCCTTGGAAAGAATACATACCCCGCCAGCGACTTAGGACTTAGAAGAGGAATAGCAAAAATATTTGGAAAAACACCCAAAGAAGTAAAGGAAAAAGACGTGCGAGAGATAATTGACCCCTATGAAAAATGGAAGTCTCTCTTAGCGTTTTATATTCTGTGTTATGACAGAAAAACTGAAATGGTGAAAAAACGTGGGAAAAATAGAAATACGCGTTGA
- a CDS encoding nodulation protein NfeD: protein MRKTVVLVVFLLIFLAPTLAEAKVVYVAQIKGEITSYTYDQFDRYISEAEQADASAIIILLDTPGGRADAMQNIIERIKSAEVPVIMYIYPPGAMAASAGTYIALGSHLIAMAPGTSLGACRPIMGYSQNGSIIEAPPKVVNFYISYIKSLAKASGRNETMAERFITEDLAIDQEEALKYGIIEVIAGDVDELIEKAHGMKTKVPVKGEYVTLDLKGAELRYLEPSLKDKVVTYITDPAIAYVLLTLGIWALVLGFLSPGWHVPETIGAIMIVLAIIGLGYFGYRSAGLLLIILAVIFFIAEALTPTFGLFTVAGFITFVLGSIMLFSGGGGVDYLISREVYSEIRVIIITIGALLALFFAFGMAAVIRAHRRKAQTGKEEMIGLSGEVVEPLAPEGMVRIRGELWKAKSKDGTTINIGEKVKVVEIEGLKLIVVREKEKYPKEENVMR, encoded by the coding sequence ATGAGGAAAACTGTTGTACTAGTAGTTTTTCTACTTATTTTTCTAGCCCCTACTCTGGCAGAGGCCAAAGTGGTTTATGTAGCTCAAATAAAGGGTGAGATAACTTCTTATACTTATGATCAGTTTGATAGGTATATTAGCGAGGCGGAACAGGCAGACGCGAGTGCTATTATAATTCTCTTAGATACTCCTGGAGGAAGAGCAGACGCAATGCAAAACATTATAGAGAGAATAAAGTCTGCAGAAGTACCTGTTATAATGTATATCTATCCACCTGGAGCCATGGCGGCTTCTGCAGGCACATATATTGCGTTAGGTTCTCACTTAATAGCAATGGCCCCCGGCACAAGTCTTGGGGCTTGTAGGCCAATTATGGGATATTCCCAAAATGGGAGCATTATAGAGGCCCCTCCGAAAGTTGTTAATTTCTATATATCCTATATCAAAAGCCTAGCAAAAGCCAGTGGAAGAAATGAAACCATGGCAGAGAGATTTATAACTGAGGATCTGGCTATAGATCAGGAGGAAGCTTTGAAATATGGTATAATTGAGGTTATTGCCGGCGATGTTGATGAGCTCATAGAGAAGGCTCATGGTATGAAGACAAAAGTTCCAGTCAAAGGAGAATACGTTACTCTAGACCTAAAAGGGGCAGAATTGAGGTACTTAGAACCCAGTTTGAAAGATAAAGTAGTAACATACATAACAGATCCAGCAATTGCGTATGTTCTCCTTACATTAGGAATATGGGCATTAGTTCTAGGCTTTTTAAGTCCTGGATGGCACGTTCCTGAGACGATTGGAGCAATCATGATAGTATTGGCGATAATAGGCCTCGGATATTTTGGCTATAGAAGTGCCGGTCTATTATTGATTATTCTAGCAGTAATCTTCTTTATCGCAGAGGCATTAACTCCTACATTTGGATTATTTACAGTCGCAGGTTTCATAACTTTTGTTTTGGGTAGTATAATGCTTTTTAGTGGAGGTGGTGGAGTGGATTACCTTATTTCTCGAGAAGTCTATTCAGAGATAAGAGTAATAATCATCACAATAGGGGCATTATTAGCATTATTCTTTGCCTTTGGAATGGCAGCAGTAATAAGAGCTCATAGAAGAAAAGCACAAACTGGAAAAGAAGAAATGATAGGCCTTTCAGGTGAAGTCGTTGAACCGTTAGCCCCAGAAGGCATGGTCAGGATTAGAGGGGAGCTATGGAAAGCAAAGAGCAAAGATGGAACGACAATAAATATTGGAGAGAAAGTGAAGGTTGTTGAAATTGAAGGTCTTAAGCTCATTGTTGTTAGGGAAAAAGAGAAATACCCTAAAGAAGAAAATGTTATGAGGTGA